From the Euphorbia lathyris chromosome 6, ddEupLath1.1, whole genome shotgun sequence genome, one window contains:
- the LOC136232046 gene encoding cysteine-rich receptor-like protein kinase 46 translates to MLLFLAMPISFLPLMLLWMNVSYAADQYGNSDFFTRICGNVHVENLSNYFQYYSKITDFMQEEMIRNKFAFKDVGDPPDRLYVLSQCLDDLSSLECDMCFSQISSLIPTCFPNTGGRVYFDGCFIRADNYTFYREVLTPQDTTKCGENVSSKEEFRYAVKAVLDEMLHKAPTRGPNWRGFAAQRATIFGATAYGMASCWKILDKDLCETCLSRAVSSALSCLPSTQARVLNAGCFLRYADFAFAKESSYDNREQVYTYIAFFWGMAMVSVIAISVGLWFGKHTYKRNNIKNLKGMEDLQLLDEGLHYFLQFKHAIIQKATANFNDIHKLGEGGFGEVYQGTLPDGREIAVKRLYVNNKSRIQEICNEMDIISRAQHKNLVRFLGCCFTSIDCFLVYEYLANKSLDLILFDQEKKKELTWGKRLLIITGTAEGLEYLHSDCQVRIIHRDIKASNILLDLRYKPKISDFGLARFHSCDHSLLNTAIAGTFGYIAPEYMTSGRLTEKVDVYSFGVVVIEIVTGVENSKHESGDLLKSVVAHAWDHLQSNTVEEIIDKSMEIEMEIEEIKRVIKIGLLCTQESPDLRPRMSKVVEMLRKKEVELPEPSNPPFIDEHMEDVYRRRHSSAEIIEYYII, encoded by the exons atgctcttatttCTTGCAATGCCAATTTCTTTTCTTCCCTTGATGCTATTGTGGATGAATGTTTCATATGCAGCAGACCAATATGGAAATTCTGATTTTTTCACCCGAATTTGTGGAAATGTTCATGTGGAGAATTTATCCAACTATTTCCAGTATTATTCTAAAATCACAGATTTCATGCAAGAAGAAATGATACGAAATAAGTTCGCATTTAAAGATGTAGGCGATCCTCCTGATCGCTTGTATGTGCTTTCTCAATGCTTGGATGATCTTTCTTCCCTTGAATGTGATATGTGCTTTTCCCAGATTAGTTCCCTAATCCCTACCTGCTTTCCTAACACCGGTGGTCGTGTTTATTTCGATGGTTGCTTTATTAGGGCTGATAATTATACTTTCTATCGCGAAGTTCTTACTCCTCAAGATACTACT AAATGTGGGGAGAATGTAAGCTCCAAAGAGGAATTTAGATATGCTGTGAAGGCAGTTCTGGATGAGATGTTGCACAAGGCTCCAACAAGAGGACCTAATTGGCGAGGGTTTGCAGCCCAGCGAGCTACTATATTTGGCGCTACAGCTTATGGCATGGCTAGTTGCTGGAAGATTTTGGACAAAGATTTGTGTGAAACCTGCCTCTCTCGTGCTGTTTCCTCTGCATTGTCTTGCCTTCCATCAACTCAGGCTCGGGTTCTGAATGCTGGATGTTTTCTCCGTTATGCTGATTTTGCTTTCGCCAAAGAATCCTCCTATGATAACAGAG aacaagtatatacatatatagcaTTTTTTTGGGGTATGGCAATGGTTTCCGTAATTGCAATTAGTGTTGGTCTGTGGTTTGGCAAACACACCtacaaaagaaacaacataaaaaatttgaaag GGATGGAGGACTTGCAATTGTTAGATGAAGGGCTGCACTACTTCTTGCAGTTCAAGCATGCAATAATACAGAAAGCAACAGCAAATTTCAATGATATTCATAAGCTTGGAGAAGGAGGATTTGGTGAAGTATATCaa GGGACCTTACCAGATGGTAGAGAAATTGCAGTGAAGCGTTTGTATGTGAACAACAAGAGCCGAATTCAGGAAATTTGCAATGAAATGGATATTATTAGCAGAGCACAACACAAGAACTTGGTTCGATTTCTGGGTTGCTGTTTCACTAGTATAGACTGCTTTCTTGTTTATGAATACTTAGCTAACAAAAGCCTTGACCTGATCTTATTTG AtcaagaaaagaagaaagaacTCACTTGGGGAAAGAGGCTTCTAATTATCACAGGAACTGCTGAAGGTTTAGAATACCTCCACTCGGACTGCCAAGTTCGCATTATTCATCGAGACATTAAAGCTAGTAATATTCTATTAGACTTGAGATATAAACCGAAAATTTCAGATTTCGGATTAGCTAGATTTCATTCATGTGATCATTCCCTACTCAACACAGCCATTGCTGGAACATT tGGGTATATTGCTCCTGAATACATGACGAGTGGACGATTAACTGAGAAGGTTGATGTTTATAGCTTTGGAGTTGTTGTGATCGAAATAGTAACTGGTGTAGAAAACAGTAAACATGAATCTGGGGATTTGTTGAAAAGCGTAGTTGCTCAT GCGTGGGATCACTTGCAATCAAATACAGTAGAAGAAATCATTGATAAAAGCATGGAAATAGAGATGGAAATAGAAGAAATAAAAAGAGTGATTAAAATAGGATTATTATGCACTCAAGAATCACCAGATTTAAGACCGAGAATGTCAAAAGTGGTTGAAATGCTTAGAAAGAAAGAAGTTGAATTGCCTGAGCCATCAAATCCTCCTTTCATTGATGAACATATGGAAGATGTTTATCGGAGAAGACATTCTTCTGCTGAAATAATAGAATACTATATCATCTGA
- the LOC136233663 gene encoding uncharacterized protein — translation MDYNLEDDLFSFEAMEKEDQIETSHVGSVEGHRVVNRNREESHQNMYDDYFTSNPCFDANTFRRRFKMSRTLFQRIIDAVTAHNVYFQQRTDAVGRVGLSSIQKVIAAMRILAYGIPADAADEYCKIAESAAIESFKKFCRSIVEIFSEQYLRSPNANDIARLLHIGKSRGFPANGIAPPVHYTIQHKEYHMGYYLADGIYPKWSTLVQTIRDPQTLKMKHFAKRQESYRKDMECAFDVLQSRFSIIRNPVRFWKKNVLQNVMRTCIILHNMIIEDERDLEAPIDILIDESTSNVQMRPNYNTQFNEFLERHRQIKDQKAHFELRNALIEHYTSPKSEGPGRGPTTRVYWEQAFPYQFIWQEAAPKTRTRDLLVTRQ, via the exons ATGGATTACAATCTTGAAGATGATCTATTTTCTTTCGAAGCAATGGAGAAAGAAGATCAAAT TGAAACATCTCATGTTGGCTCAGTGGAAGGTCATCGAGTTGTCAATCGTAATCGTGAAGAATCACACCAAAATATGTATGATGATTACTTTACTAGTAATCCATGTTTTGATGCTAACACTTTCCGGAGAAGGTTCAAAATGTCTCGAACTCTTTTCCAACGTATCATAGATGCAGTTACAGCACATAATGTTTACTTTCAACAACGTACTGATGCTGTAGGTCGAGTTGGCTTGTCATCTATTCAAAAAGTAATTGCGGCAATGAGAATCTTGGCATATGGCATTCCAGCCGATGCTGCCGATGAATACTGTAAAATTGCTGAGTCAGCGGCAATTGAAAGCTTTAAGAAATTTTGTCGTTCTATTGTGGAGATTTTCTCAGAGCAGTATCTCAGATCTCCGAATGCCAACGATATTGCTCGATTGCTTCATATTGGTAAATCTCGTGGTTTTCC AGCTAATGGTATTGCTCCTCCAGTGCATTACACTATTCAACACAAAGAATACCATATGGGGTATTATTTAGCCGATGGAATTTATCCCAAATGGTCAACTTTGGTTCAAACAATTCGGGATCCACAGACTCTAAAGATGAAACATTTTGCAAAGAGACAAGAATCTTATCGGAAAGATATGGAGTGTGCATTCGATGTATTACAGTCAAGGTTTTCAATTATTCGTAACCCAGTgagattttggaagaaaaatgtGCTTCAAAATGTGATGCGAACTTGCATTATCCTGCATAATATGATAATTGAGGATGAACGTGATTTAGAGGCACCTATCGACATATTGATAGACGAATCAACTTCAAACGTTCAAATGAGACCAAATTATAATACTCAGTTCAATGAATTCCTCGAGCGTCATAGACAGATTAAAGATCAAAAAGCACATTTCGAACTTCGTAATGCACTAATAGAACACTACACGTCCCCGaagagcgagggtccggggaggggtcccaccacaagggtgtactgggagcaagccttcccctaccaatttatttggcaagaggccgctcctaaaactcgaacccgtgacctcttggtcacacgacaataA